Proteins encoded together in one Penicillium digitatum chromosome 1, complete sequence window:
- a CDS encoding Male sterility, NAD-binding has translation MIWDYFNGKTLFITGGTGFVGTALLCRLLSQSSPKRVYVLCWGGFDKAKIKWSDMLPSSTAQTLITDERITFLDGELGNTTTMTLSEETLQMLKRTVQIVFHAATSAQLHKTLPELAHTVLAPSICLTTYALKFPNLERFVFFSTAYANAHLWKAQESTDVSVDERIYPLGREEEDYYRIALEAWNAVQKTGSSEEYNAHDFPWPYAYAKHLAERLVLQKAGERNKMDKVLVIRPSVLGPADKFPFPGFATLHGAPSTACAAAYLLHAGRRIKLSTRCEKPHQESTIDEVPVDVVVDRTLVHVALGTSGCVHAVSGEQGRLSTEEWWCAVQKERRLPWNAKPSWTSDDWHSPNLHFVARRFKIIGTSFAFSQERTLRATEKLSAEEKKNLQLFADRSKPYSLHLRRHQIHHHAVEVAKKKKWPLCSAGLLCRKGRPVAHKT, from the exons ATGATATGGGACTATTTCAATGGCAAGACTTTGTTCATCACCGGGGGTACGGGCTTCGTTGGAACTGCACTTCTATGCCGACTTTTGAGTCAGTCATCTCCGAAACGAGTATATGTGCTATGCTGGGGTGGCTTCGA CAAAGCGAAAATAAAATGGTCCGACATGCTTCCTTCTTCCACGGCACAAACCCTCATCACAGACGAACGGATCACTTTCCTTGACGGCGAATTGGGAAATACCACGACGATGACTTTGTCCGAAGAGACACTGCAGATGCTGAAAAGGACAGTACAGATTGTCTTTCACGCCGCAACATCAGCGCAGCTACACAAGACTCTACCAGAGTTAGCACACACTGTGCTAGCACCAAGCATATGTCTCACAACTTATGCCCTAAAATTCCCGAACCTTGAGCGCTTCGTATTTTTCTCAACTGCCTACGCCAACGCCCATCTATGGAAAGCCCAGGAATCAACAGACGTCTCAGTTGACGAGAGGATATATCCCCTCGGCagggaggaggaagattATTACAGGATCGCACTAGAGGCATGGAATGCAGTACAGAAAACCGGCTCATCCGAAGAATACAACGCCCACGATTTCCCATGGCCATATGCATACGCCAAGCACCTCGCCGAACGACTCGTCTTACAAAAGGCAGGTGAGCGCAACAAGATGGACAAGGTCCTAGTCATCAGACCGTCTGTCCTCGGACCAGCCGATAAATTCCCATTCCCCGGTTTTGCGACCTTACATGGAGCCCCTTCGACAGCCTGTGCAGCAGCGTACTTGCTACATGCAGGTCGGCGAATCAAACTCTCAACGCGATGTGAGAAACCACATCAAGAGTCCACGATCGATGAGGTCCCGGTTGATGTTGTGGTGGATCGAACACTGGTCCATGTGGCGCTGGGGACGAGTGGGTGTGTCCATGCAGTGAGTGGGGAGCAGGGCCGGTTATCGACTGAGGAATGGTGGTGTGCGGTTCAGAAAGAGAGACGGCTGCCATGGAATGCGAAGCCGTCTTGGACATCTGATGACTGGCATTCTCCCAATCTCCACTTTGTGGCTCGGCGGTTCAAGATTATTGGTACTTCGTTTGCGTTCTCACAGGAACGGACATTGAGGGCTACCGAGAAGCTAAGcgccgaggagaagaagaatctTCAGTTGTTTGCTGATCGGTCGAAACCATACTCTCTGCATTTGCGACGGCATCAGATTCATCATCACGCTGTTGAAGTggccaagaagaaaaagtgGCCTCTGTGCTCTGCCGGTCTCCTTTGTCGGAAAGGAAGACCTGTGGCCCACAAAACATAA
- a CDS encoding NifU-related protein translates to MFRRALLNSRLATPVECSIRSIMPAIARYRYVSSAARLPTITASETRRRPTVRPHQQPASQGGVNGLSPTSKRTIFIQTENTPNPDALKFIPNHRVLPEDFPSTFLEYLSPRSTVAPPHPSPLAAKLLDVEGVTSVFYGTDFITVTKGSDANWAHIKPEVFSIITQAVTSGETIVTTVEGAIGNKQESGEDSLSFNEDDDEVVSMIKELLETRIRPAIQEDGGDIEFKGFEDGIVMLKLRGACRTCDSSTVTLKNGIESMLMHYIEEVKGVEQAMDEEEIISMHEFSKFEEKLRQQKGATATASAPLDSAP, encoded by the exons ATGTTCCGTCGCGCTCTGCTAAACAGCCGTCTGGCCACTCCTGTCGAGTGCTCTATCCGATCAATCATGCCGGCAATTGCGCGCTACAGATATGTCTCCAGCGCAGCTCGACTCCCAACCATCACAGCATCAGAGACTCGTCGCCGACCAACAGTGCGACCGCACCAGCAGCCTGCATCGCAGGGTGGAGTAAACGGTCTTTCACCAACTAGCAAGCGCACCATCTTCATCCAGACCGAGAACACCCCCAACCCCGAT GCCTTGAAGTTCATCCCCAATCACCGCGTCCTCCCGGAGGACTTCCCCAGTACATTCCTCGAGTATCTGTCACCACGATCAACCGTTGCGCCGCCACACCCATCCCCGCTCGCGGCGAAACTGCTCGATGTCGAAGGCGTCACATCCGTCTTCTACGGGACAGACTTCATCACAGTGACGAAAGGCAGCGATGCTAACTGGGCGCACATCAAGCCAGAAGTCTTCAGCATCATCACGCAAGCTGTGACGTCTGGCGAGACGATCGTGACGACGGTCGAGGGTGCCATCGGCAACAAGCAGGAGAGTGGAGAGGACTCGCTTTCTTTcaatgaagacgatgacgagGTCGTCAGCATGATCAAGGAATTGCTCGAGACTCGCATTCGTCCTGCTATCCAAGAAGATGGTGGTGATATCGAATTTAAAGGGTTTGAGGATGGTATTGTCATGCTGAAGCTGCGTGGTGCTTGCCGCACCTGCGATTCCAGCACTGTCACGCTGAAGAATGGTATTGAGTCCATGCTCATGCACTAC ATTGAGGAAGTCAAGGGTGTTGAGCAGGCTATGGATGAGGAGGAGATTATTTCCATGCATGAGTTCTCCAAGTTTGAGGAGAAGCTGCGCCAGCAGAAGGGTGCTACTGCTACGGCTAGTGCGCCTTTGGACAGTGCGCCGTAA
- a CDS encoding Zinc finger, HIT-type has translation MPGSCEVCSLEPSKYRCPTCALMSCSLACTQSHKIYCAPKAPSNEEPSNTPAPKVNPTPENNTNGPKSTESPSTSAPTMTPAAVAASADMKELLSQHPELRSQLQDMYKSTLEEEWVESYTAPARGRGRGRGRGRGGSAPRSRGPWTSEKGFNRGLGRVRKLRQDCEEGSETVQAAEAFMRFMALIKYGQESDSV, from the exons ATGCCTGGTTCCTGTGAGGTTTGCTCTTTAGAGCCCTCAAAATATCGCTGTCCCACATGCGCACTGATGAG TTGCTCACTTGCATGTACCCAGTCACATAAGATTTACTGTGCTCCGAAAGCACCATCGAACGAGGAACCGAGTAACACCCCGGCGCCGAAGGTCAATCCCACACCTGAGAACAACACCAACGGCCCTAAATCTACAGAGTCACCTAGCACCAGTGCTCCCACAATGACACCTGCCGCCGTGGCGGCATCCGCGGATATGAAAGAGCTTCTCAGCCAGCACCCCGAACTCCGCAGTCAGCTACAAGATATGTACAAGTCGACGCTGGAAGAAGAATGGGTGGAATCGTACACAGCCCCCGCACGAGGACGTGGGCGTGGGCGTGGGCGAGGCCGTGGAGGGTCCGCTCCTCGTAGCCGTGGTCCATGGACGTCCGAGAAAGGTTTCAACCGTGGCCTGGGTAGAGTCCGCAAGCTAAGGCAGGATTGTGAGGAAGGGTCGGAGACAGTTCAGGCCGCCGAGGCTTTCATGCGGTTTATGGCGCTTATCAAGTATGGCCAGGAATCAGACTCAGTTTGA
- a CDS encoding PP-loop ATPase superfamily protein, putative: MAPTACFDCKEARAVIIRPKNRHKLCRACFIKVFETEVHETIIGTNLFHPGERVAIGASGGKDSTVLAAVLKTLNERYNYGLKLCLLSIDEGIRGYRDDSLETVKRNAVQYDMPLDILGYSELYGWTMDQVVEQVGKKGNCTYCGVFRRQALDRGAARLGIKHVVTGHNADDVAETVMMNLLRGDLPRLSRGTSIVTSSDASDIKRSKPLKYAYEKEIVLYAHHRQLDYFTTECIYSPEAFRGSARTLIKDLEKIRPSSILDIVKSGEDMAALVPVEVRGSGKSKLSGAEEESTGGCGSQNGRTSGGEMAAMEKQLAENDAAESLETEIKLPSGRVKPNRGPTGKAVKAQTIKHCERCNYISSQRICKACTLLDGLNRNRPKTAIEVGVDMEDEESSSVRL; the protein is encoded by the coding sequence ATGGCTCCGACGGCGTGTTTCGACTGCAAAGAGGCGCGAGCCGTCATCATCCGACCTAAGAACAGGCATAAACTCTGCCGAGCCTGTTTCATCAAGGTTTTCGAGACCGAAGTACACGAAACCATCATCGGCACCAACCTCTTTCACCCCGGCGAGCGAGTGGCAATCGGAGCCAGCGGCGGCAAAGACAGCACAGTACTCGCGGCCGTACTTAAAACACTCAACGAGCGATACAATTACGGACTAAAGCTATGTCTACTGTCGATCGACGAGGGCATCCGTGGCTATCGCGATGACAGTCTCGAGACCGTGAAGCGCAACGCCGTGCAATACGACATGCCACTTGATATCCTTGGATACAGCGAGCTCTACGGTTGGACGATGGATCAGGTCGTGGAGCAAGTGGGCAAGAAGGGCAACTGCACGTACTGCGGGGTTTTCCGTCGACAGGCGCTCGATCGAGGCGCTGCCCGCTTGGGCATCAAGCACGTCGTCACGGGCCACAATGCGGACGACGTTGCCGAGACTGTCATGATGAATCTCCTGCGTGGTGATCTGCCCCGTCTGTCGCGCGGTACTAGTATCGTCACCAGCTCCGACGCTTCGGATATCAAGCGCAGCAAGCCTCTCAAATACGCTTACGAAAAGGAGATCGTACTCTACGCCCACCACCGTCAGCTCGACTACTTCACTACAGAATGTATCTACTCGCCTGAGGCGTTCCGTGGCAGTGCTCGTACTCTGATCAAAGACCTGGAAAAGATTCGTCCCAGTTCGATCCTCGATATCGTCAAGAGTGGCGAGGACATGGCCGCGCTTGTACCTGTTGAAGTCCGAGGTTCCGGCAAATCTAAGCTGTCTGGTGCGGAGGAGGAATCAACCGGTGGCTGTGGTAGTCAAAATGGCCGAACCAGTGGAGGGGAGATGGCTGCAATGGAGAAGCAGCTCGCTGAAAACGACGCGGCTGAGTCGCTCGAGACCGAAATCAAGCTTCCTAGTGGACGTGTGAAGCCGAATCGCGGTCCGACGGGTAAGGCAGTCAAGGCGCAGACGATCAAACATTGCGAGCGTTGTAACTACATTTCCAGTCAGCGGATTTGCAAAGCGTGCACGCTGCTAGATGGCCTCAACCGCAATCGACCCAAGACCGCGATCGAAGTTGGGGTTGAcatggaagatgaagaaagcAGTTCGGTTCGACTTTGA
- a CDS encoding Ras guanyl-nucleotide exchange factor RasGEF, putative, protein MTATASQRPGIGGRTSSAPAGGLDKLDVVRKTASGTQVEHTLLEEDERTPITDEAIKHTRFSQQGGESTKSGFPEVIIAVAGEENAGKSSFVKCALDLKTLPASPMNKKKMSLNGSVYIVHLMEFDLIQVHFDQEKKIIWPRVGRDKSSPDVDGVLVLHDATKPDRLSLTTNLIDSLAASDLPFLQVACKCDVNPEPLEDIEVDAIHDQYEIYRTSFSSPRSQRMCIALVLEAVISTREDLSNNSNIPLDSPATKSSHDWRPTRANSENPLAVFPAGGPQASDQCVEGDGDNPLATDGNHLQQTSTSHRYARSNSQSVRPQTPPTGSRLNSRRQSVQESNSPDHDNRQQRLHNAWRDSGGSDVFNSFLNMDDEGDDGQPPSPCSVVRPKPSSESNSSAETGLSFDELVDRLISLPMSKQDQKFRSTFLCLYRKFSAPASLLSALISRFERNEMGNEDQLARMADQLRLLDVMAQWASDYPGDFAHPKLHQRIIDFVAVLEKSHFYMFAAKEIGSQLDSNVEDDDVGWAYGGDSDSEEPQLAETFFDHSGRSSPAAVFLTRADSDTYTYDTEEEQDPIYSMSALDLSSGPHDSTSRLSGTLSVSSNPDKANSITSQSFTFLSLDAAQKEALRLELTHKTLLGKLQWRIFMDIPEEEFARELTRVDWIMYNSFRPRDLVRHVSLSGVDKDKVKSLTNVNRMITQFNHLAFFVASLILLRDKPKHRAQALEKFMNIAVKLRRQNNYNSLGAVIAAINGTPVHRLTQTKDLIPIPAQKEFMRLVILMSTQRSHFAYRLAWENSFSERIPFLPLHRRDLVSAEEGNKTFIGENKSRINWKKFEVMGEVVLGIQRSQKTPHPQAQKFEDVERLILDSKLSGDEEDLYARSLYVEPSTGAEGRRKFSWFRS, encoded by the exons ATGACCGCTACAGCTTCACAACGACCGGGCATTGGAGGTCGAACTTCTTCAGCCCCGGCCGGGGGCCTTGATAAACTCGATGTGGTGCGGAAGACAGCATCGGGGACACAAGTTGAACACACATTGCTGGAGGAGGATGAGCGGACGCCAATCACAGACGAGGCGATCAAGCACACGCGATTCAGTCAGCAGGGGGGA GAATCCACCAAGAGCGGTTTCCCCGAAGTGATCATTGCAGTAGCTGGCGAAGAAAATGCCGGCAAGTCCAGCTTTGTCAAATGCGCCCTGGATCTGAAAACCTTGCCTGCCTCCCCTatgaacaagaagaaaatgTCATTGAACGGATCGGTCTACATTGTACATCTGATGGAATTCGACTTGATCCAGGTTCATTTTGATCAGGAAAAGAAGATCATCTGGCCGCGTGTCGGGCGCGACAAATCTTCGCCAGACGTTGACGGGGTTCTGGTTCTACATGATGCCACCAAGCCGGATCGACTGTCTTTAACAACGAACCTCATTG ACTCATTGGCTGCCTCGGATCTTCCTTTCTTGCAGGTTGCTTGCAAATGTGATGTCAACCCGGAACCTTTGGAAGACATCGAGGTGGATGCGATCCATGATCAATACGAGATTTATCGAACCTCGTTTTCGTCGCCGCGATCTCAACGCATGTGTATTGCGTTGGTTTTGGAGGCAGTGATTTCTACTCGAGAAG ATCTCTCCAACAATTCTAACATTCCTCTTGATTCTCCGGCAACCAAATCTTCTCACGATTGGCGTCCTACCCGTGCCAACTCTGAAAACCCCTTAGCCGTGTTCCCAGCCGGCGGACCACAAGCCTCGGATCAATGTGTCGAAGGGGATGGTGACAATCCTCTCGCAACCGATGGAAACCACTTGCAGCAGACGTCTACTTCCCACCGTTATGCCCGCAGTAACTCGCAATCGGTGCGACCCCAAACTCCGCCAACCGGATCGCGTTTAAATTCCCGCAGACAGTCGGTACAAGAATCAAACTCTCCCGATCACGATAACCGTCAGCAACGATTACACAACGCCTGGCGAGACAGTGGAGGATCAGACGTGTTCAACAGCTTCTTAAACATGGATGACGAGGGGGACGATGGGCAGCCCCCGAGCCCCTGCTCAGTTGTGCGACCCAAGCCAAGCAGCGAGAGCAACTCGAGTGCAGAGACGGGCCTATCGTTCGATGAGCTAGTTGATCGTTTGATTTCCTTGCCGATGTCGAAACAAGACCAGAAGTTCCGTTCTACATTCCTATGCCTGTACCGAAAATTCTCCGCTCCTGCAAGTCTTCTAAGTGCCTTGATAAGCCGATTCGAGCGAAATGAGATGGGCAACGAGGATCAACTGGCCCGTATGGCAGATCAGCTACGACTACTCGATGTCATGGCTCAATGGGCCTCGGACTATCCGGGAGATTTCGCTCATCCCAAACTTCACCAACGGATCATTGACTTTGTCGCCGTGCTCGAAAAGAGCCATTTTTACATGTTTGCTGCCAAGGAGATCGGGTCTCAACTAGACTCGAATGTAGAAGACGATGATGTTGGCTGGGCATATGGGGGTGACAGTGATTCCGAGGAGCCCCAGCTGGCCGAGACATTCTTCGACCACTCCGGCCGAAGCTCCCCAGCAGCGGTTTTTCTCACTAGGGCTGACTCTGACACTTACACTTACGACACCGAGGAAGAACAAGACCCCATCTATAGTATGAGTGCACTGGATCTCAGTAGTGGACCGCATGATTCGACATCACGACTCTCGGGCACTCTTTCAGTCTCCTCGAATCCCGACAAAGCGAACAGCATTACCAGCCAGTCATTCACATTTTTGAGCCTTGATGCGGCTCAAAAAGAGGCTTTGCGTCTTGAACTAACACACAAGACTTTACTTGGAAAACTCCAGTGGCGAATTTTCATGGATATACCAGAAGAGGAGTTCGCACGAGAACTGACGCGGGTTGACTGGATCATGTACAACTCATTCCGGCCGCGCGATCTGGTGCGTCATGTCAGCCTTTCGGGTGTCGACAAGGACAAAGTCAAGAGCTTGACGAACGTTAATCGGATGATCACGCAATTCAATCATCTGGCTTTCTTCGTAGCCAGCCTGATCCTCTTGCGCGATAAGCCTAAGCATAGAGCGCAGGCGCTAGAGAAGTTCATGAATATCGCAGTG AAACTCCGACGCCAAAACAACTACAACTCCTTGGGTGCTGTAATTGCTGCCATCAACGGCACCCCTGTCCACCGCCTCACGCAAACTAAAGACCTGATCCCCATCCCAGCGCAGAAAGAGTTTATGCGCTTGGTTATCCTCATGAGCACCCAACGAAGCCACTTTGCCTACCGCCTGGCCTGGGAAAATTCCTTCTCAGAGCGAATTCCATTCCTACCTCTCCACCGTCGTGACCTTGTCTCCGCCGAAGAAGGCAACAAGACATTTATCGGCGAGAATAAATCTCGCATCAACTGGAAGAAATTCGAGGTCATGGGTGAGGTTGTTCTTGGCATCCAACGAAGCCAGAAGACCCCTCATCCCCAGGCTCAGAAGTTCGAAGATGTCGAGCGTCTGATCCTTGACTCGAAGCTCTCTGGAGACGAAGAG GACTTGTATGCTCGTAGCTTGTACGTCGAACCGTCCACGGGAGCCGAAGGACGAAGGAAGTTCAGCTGGTTTCGCTCTTAA
- a CDS encoding Complex 1 LYR protein, translated as MSTTLQARTTYRALLRELPRRSLKTPSPLHQRLRTLFRSVPATSSLQSESQSNALPFSIPKTEEERILRVQEADQFARYARAQRVYSELLERYNPGMSMDEEEKIRLTARRVGFDLPELHVPRKE; from the coding sequence ATGTCCACAACCCTCCAAGCGCGCACAACCTACCGCGCCCTCCTCCGCGAACTCCCACGCCGCTCCCTCAAAACCCCATCCCCACTCCACCAACGCCTACGCACACTCTTCCGCTCAGTGCCAGCCACATCATCATTGCAATCGGAATCGCAATCCAACGCCCTCCCCTTTTCAATCCCCAAAACAGAGGAAGAACGCATCCTCCGCGTCCAAGAAGCAGATCAATTCGCTCGGTATGCCCGCGCCCAGCGCGTCTACTCTGAGCTCCTTGAGCGCTATAACCCGGGTATGAGTATggatgaggaggagaagattcGTCTTACGGCGAGACGGGTTGGCTTTGATTTGCCTGAGTTGCATGTTCCTAGAAAAGAGTAA